GCCGTGAATGACAGGGCGTCGCTGTGAATCGACGCCAACACGGCTTCACCTTGCTCGAAATCATGATCGTGCTCAGCTTGCTCGGTGTGCTGCTGACCCTGGTCGGCGGTGCATTGTTGGGGGCCAATCGCGCGGTGCAAAAGGCCCAGCGCTATACGGACAGCCTGGATCAAATGCGCGCCGCACAGCAGTTCTTGCGTACCGCCATCAGCGAAGCCTTGCCGTTGGACGTGACTGAAGACGACAGCCAGACCCCCGGTTTTTTTGTCGGGGCCGCACAACGGATGCAATTTGTCGCGACGTTGCCCGGTGTACTCGGCGGCGGGATTCAGCGTTTCACCCTGCAACGGGTCGGCGGCGACTTGCAGGTGGCGTTCGCGCAATTTGAATCTGCAGCCCAGGTCAGCGTGCCGGCCTCGCGCAGTGAGCCGCAGGTGCTGCTGAAAAATGTCGAAGATCTGCAATTCAGCTATCGCGGCGTCTCGCCAAAAGGCCAAGCCACTGGCTGGATCAGTGATTGGCCATGGACCAAGCGCCTGCCCCATGCGGTACGCATCGACGCGACGGTCAGCGGGCCGGTGCCGTGGGTCAGCCAGGTGGTGGCGTTGCGCTTGAACCTGTCGGGCGGAGCGTCGGATCAATGAAGCATCAACGCGGTGTCGCCTTGTTGCTGGTGCTGTGGGTGTTGGCGCTGCTGAGCCTGTTGCTCGGCGGCCTGGCCGGCTGGGTGCAGTTGGAGACGCGTCAGGCGGCTTGGCATCGCCAGCATACCCAGGCGGCGTTGGCGGCAGAGGCGGGTGTGGCGTTGGTCATGCAGGCGCTGGCCGATCCGCTGCAGCGCAAGCAGTGGGTCGCCGATGGCCGTGAAATGCCCTGGGTATTTGACGATGCACAGTTGCACGTCAGCCTGCGCAGCGAGCGGGGCAAGTTGTATTTGAACAGCGCCGAGCCCGCCGATTTCGCCCGCGTGGCCCTGGCTTGCGGCGCCACCCCAGCCCAGGCCAGCCGCTTGGCCAAAGACCTGGAAAGCCGCCGCAACGAAGGCCTGGCGCCGTTTCGGGTGGTCGAAGAATTACGCCAGTTGCCGGGCATGAGCCAAGCGCTGTACCGCCGGTTGGTGCCGCAGATCACCTTGTGGAGCGGCCTGGATCGGCCCGATCCGGCCTTTGCCAGTGCCCTGATGCGCAAGGCCTTGAACCTGCCGCAGCAGAGTGCAGTGGGCGCCGATCCCGGCGAAGTGCTGGTCGTCAGCAGCCGCGCCGAGCGCCCCGGCGGTTACCACGCACAGTTGCATATCACCGTCCTATTGAGCCCCGCGCAGGGAAGCGCACAACCGTATCGGGTACTGCGTTGGCAAGAATGAATCGACTGTTATCCAAACCCCTGGCGCAGCTTGAACCGTTGGCCGAACGCTGGCGTGGCAGCGTGCTGCA
The Pseudomonas poae DNA segment above includes these coding regions:
- a CDS encoding prepilin-type N-terminal cleavage/methylation domain-containing protein, with translation MNRRQHGFTLLEIMIVLSLLGVLLTLVGGALLGANRAVQKAQRYTDSLDQMRAAQQFLRTAISEALPLDVTEDDSQTPGFFVGAAQRMQFVATLPGVLGGGIQRFTLQRVGGDLQVAFAQFESAAQVSVPASRSEPQVLLKNVEDLQFSYRGVSPKGQATGWISDWPWTKRLPHAVRIDATVSGPVPWVSQVVALRLNLSGGASDQ
- a CDS encoding general secretion pathway protein GspK produces the protein MKHQRGVALLLVLWVLALLSLLLGGLAGWVQLETRQAAWHRQHTQAALAAEAGVALVMQALADPLQRKQWVADGREMPWVFDDAQLHVSLRSERGKLYLNSAEPADFARVALACGATPAQASRLAKDLESRRNEGLAPFRVVEELRQLPGMSQALYRRLVPQITLWSGLDRPDPAFASALMRKALNLPQQSAVGADPGEVLVVSSRAERPGGYHAQLHITVLLSPAQGSAQPYRVLRWQE